In one window of Posidoniimonas corsicana DNA:
- a CDS encoding AMP nucleosidase yields the protein MVTKRDIAQDWLSRYTGMPLEMFGTHILLTNFGNYVRRFSERFSCQIYGNDRPMQAATNTHGLTIINFGIGSPNAATVMDLLTAIEPNAVLFLGKCGGLKESTEIGHFILPIGAIRGEGTSDDYLPPLVPALPSFKLHKFVSEKLVTRGLEYRTGVIYTTNRRVWEHDSDFRENLKQYTPIAIDMETATIFLVGHANQIARGALLLVSDLPMTPEGIKSSASDAKVTRDWSDVHLDVGIESLHQIEEQGEEIKHFQY from the coding sequence ATGGTCACGAAACGCGACATCGCTCAAGATTGGCTGAGCCGCTATACGGGCATGCCGCTGGAAATGTTTGGGACGCACATCCTGCTGACCAACTTCGGGAACTATGTCCGCAGGTTCTCCGAGCGGTTCTCCTGCCAGATCTACGGCAACGACCGCCCCATGCAGGCGGCGACCAACACACACGGGCTGACGATCATCAACTTCGGCATCGGCTCGCCCAACGCGGCGACCGTCATGGACCTGCTGACGGCGATCGAGCCAAACGCGGTGCTGTTCTTAGGGAAGTGCGGTGGCCTTAAGGAATCGACCGAGATCGGCCACTTTATTCTGCCGATCGGGGCGATCCGCGGTGAGGGAACGAGCGACGACTACCTGCCGCCGCTGGTGCCGGCGTTGCCGTCGTTCAAGCTGCACAAGTTCGTGTCGGAGAAGCTCGTCACGCGGGGCCTGGAGTACCGGACCGGGGTCATCTACACCACCAACCGACGCGTCTGGGAGCACGACTCCGACTTCCGGGAGAACCTGAAGCAGTACACGCCGATCGCCATCGACATGGAGACAGCCACCATCTTCCTCGTTGGCCACGCCAACCAGATCGCCCGTGGCGCCCTGCTGCTGGTGTCCGACCTGCCGATGACGCCCGAGGGGATCAAATCCTCCGCCAGCGACGCCAAGGTCACCCGCGACTGGTCCGACGTGCACCTGGACGTGGGGATCGAGTCCCTGCACCAGATCGAGGAGCAGGGCGAAGAAATCAAGCACTTCCAGTACTAG